Proteins encoded in a region of the Candidatus Methylomirabilis lanthanidiphila genome:
- a CDS encoding cobalamin-binding protein, with translation MKVLLVHPSCLMYSELFLRLEPLGLERVAQAARLAGHEVRLFDLQVCDRQDYLRELQEFRPQTVGFSLNFLANVPEVLELAKETKRLLPTCFVFVGGHSASFVPQELLEHAQGAIDCIVRGEGEPITPPLLEAIQDGGIETLPGIVTAAGAGPPPLMLHDLDRTLPARDLARRRHKYFIGVLDPCASIEFTRGCPWDCSFCSAWTFYGRSYRKISPEVIGEDLARIQEPNAFIVDDVAFIHPEDGMAIGREIERRGIRKQYYLETRCDVLLRNQEVFAYWKRLGLRYMFLGLEALDEEGLKRIRKRVTPSDNFKALEVARTMGFTVALNIIADSDWDEDRFRVIREWASGVPEIVHLTVNTPYPGTETWLTEARRLTSLDYRLFDVQHAVLPTTLPLKRFYEELVKTQAVLNRKHLGWAAVRGTFATASRLLLQGQTNFVRMLWKFSQVYNPDRQYGDHLKEVKYTLSPPPEKQEAKPTPVKLFVHAPAAAVQRAAIADVAMFQQAKEEKAQ, from the coding sequence GTGAAGGTCTTACTGGTACACCCAAGTTGTCTGATGTACTCTGAACTGTTCCTTCGGTTGGAGCCGCTGGGGTTGGAGCGGGTGGCTCAAGCCGCCCGGTTGGCGGGCCACGAGGTCAGGCTTTTTGACCTGCAGGTGTGTGACCGTCAGGACTACCTGCGAGAACTCCAGGAGTTTCGCCCTCAGACCGTCGGCTTTTCCCTCAACTTCTTAGCCAATGTCCCGGAGGTGCTGGAACTGGCGAAGGAGACCAAGCGTCTCCTGCCCACGTGTTTTGTCTTTGTCGGGGGCCACAGCGCCTCGTTTGTCCCGCAGGAGCTTCTGGAACATGCACAGGGCGCCATCGACTGCATTGTTCGCGGAGAAGGAGAACCGATTACGCCGCCCCTTCTGGAGGCGATCCAGGATGGGGGGATCGAAACGCTTCCCGGTATCGTGACGGCTGCCGGTGCGGGCCCCCCGCCACTGATGCTGCACGACCTGGACCGTACACTGCCGGCCAGGGACCTTGCGCGTCGGCGTCATAAGTATTTCATCGGGGTCCTGGATCCCTGCGCGTCGATCGAGTTTACCCGCGGCTGTCCGTGGGACTGCTCATTTTGCAGCGCATGGACGTTCTACGGTCGAAGCTACCGGAAGATCTCTCCGGAGGTTATTGGGGAGGATCTGGCCAGGATCCAGGAACCCAATGCCTTCATTGTGGACGACGTCGCCTTCATTCATCCCGAGGACGGGATGGCGATCGGGCGCGAAATCGAGCGTCGGGGAATCCGCAAGCAATATTACCTGGAAACCCGGTGTGATGTGTTGCTCCGCAATCAAGAGGTCTTTGCCTACTGGAAGCGACTCGGACTCCGGTATATGTTCCTCGGCCTCGAAGCCCTTGACGAGGAAGGTCTGAAGCGCATCCGGAAGCGGGTCACACCCAGCGACAACTTCAAGGCTCTGGAGGTGGCGCGGACGATGGGATTCACGGTCGCCCTCAACATCATCGCCGATTCGGACTGGGACGAGGACAGGTTCCGAGTCATCCGTGAGTGGGCCTCCGGCGTTCCAGAGATCGTCCATCTGACTGTGAACACGCCGTATCCTGGGACAGAGACATGGCTGACCGAGGCGAGACGGTTGACCTCACTCGACTACCGCCTCTTCGACGTGCAGCATGCCGTCCTGCCGACCACGCTTCCGCTCAAGCGGTTCTATGAAGAGCTGGTCAAGACCCAGGCGGTCCTGAATCGCAAGCACCTGGGGTGGGCCGCGGTCCGCGGGACCTTTGCCACCGCATCCCGGCTGCTCCTGCAGGGTCAGACCAACTTCGTTCGGATGCTCTGGAAGTTTTCGCAGGTGTATAATCCGGATCGGCAATATGGCGACCACTTGAAAGAGGTGAAATACACCCTGAGCCCGCCCCCGGAGAAACAGGAGGCAAAACCGACACCGGTCAAGCTCTTCGTTCATGCGCCGGCAGCGGCCGTGCAGCGAGCGGCCATAGCCGATGTCGCGATGTTTCAACAGGCTAAAGAGGAGAAAGCGCAGTGA
- a CDS encoding histidine kinase yields the protein MAGEKILIVEDNLMNRELVAITLTAVGYRVLEAEDGFGLLDRVKAERPALIIMDLQLPQIDGFTLTRELKNDAETRAIPILVTSAFSRREDRMQAVEAGCNEFLTKPLDMPLFLQTVAGLVSRVMS from the coding sequence ATGGCAGGAGAAAAGATTCTTATCGTAGAGGACAACCTGATGAATCGCGAGTTGGTGGCGATTACGCTGACGGCGGTCGGATACCGTGTTCTTGAGGCGGAGGATGGGTTTGGGCTTCTCGATCGGGTGAAGGCCGAGCGTCCAGCTCTCATCATCATGGACCTGCAGCTTCCGCAAATCGATGGCTTTACCCTGACGCGAGAGCTGAAGAACGATGCCGAGACACGGGCAATCCCCATCCTGGTGACCAGCGCATTTAGCAGGCGTGAAGACCGGATGCAGGCTGTGGAGGCCGGCTGTAACGAGTTTCTTACCAAGCCCCTCGATATGCCCCTTTTTCTTCAGACCGTCGCCGGACTTGTATCGCGGGTTATGAGCTGA
- a CDS encoding membrane protein yields MKRQVIAFVVVTGLAAGLALASEWYMSHDHWYAKEPEKDFALARLIADIRSATQKYQDLEQAKADGYVQISGNVPLEGYNFHKAAITPFDHTHPPTLLYTQREGHWQLVALKYTATGVRPAESPFQGIEWERNLAICRYADWQEYRSPSREGCPQVHPETQSAFTAWHPDTWAISLWIWYPNPYGLFASMNPLLAPFDDHTIPPDEAGSWETWKAHTEFSNFNHHFSGWLVLVMGMAMTGAALWGSRESRFAHLWPLLTLGVALFILYRSDPEYWPFGPRTLTELLGDREAIEHKLSGVIVLAMGSVEWLRARGTFSHWLWGMIFPWLAIMGGVTLLFHLHPISNFNYLGRANSPHTTEGITAILAGMTYLLGSLGIMKQRWWGLVPALFVILMGVQLIVYVE; encoded by the coding sequence GTGAAAAGGCAGGTTATCGCGTTTGTGGTGGTCACAGGGCTGGCCGCAGGACTGGCGTTGGCATCCGAGTGGTATATGAGTCACGATCACTGGTATGCGAAGGAGCCGGAAAAAGATTTCGCCCTCGCGAGGCTCATCGCCGATATTCGGTCGGCTACTCAAAAGTATCAGGACCTGGAGCAGGCTAAGGCGGATGGATACGTGCAGATCTCGGGAAATGTGCCGTTGGAAGGCTATAACTTTCATAAGGCGGCGATCACACCGTTTGACCATACGCACCCCCCGACGCTGCTGTACACCCAACGAGAGGGACATTGGCAACTGGTCGCCCTGAAGTACACCGCCACCGGAGTCCGTCCGGCCGAGAGCCCCTTTCAGGGCATCGAGTGGGAACGGAATCTGGCAATCTGTCGGTATGCGGACTGGCAGGAGTATCGATCGCCGTCCCGCGAAGGCTGCCCTCAGGTTCACCCTGAAACACAGAGCGCGTTCACCGCGTGGCATCCGGATACGTGGGCGATCAGTCTCTGGATCTGGTATCCGAATCCGTACGGACTGTTCGCAAGCATGAACCCCCTGCTGGCGCCGTTCGATGATCACACGATTCCCCCGGATGAAGCGGGAAGCTGGGAGACATGGAAAGCGCATACCGAGTTCTCGAACTTCAACCATCACTTTTCGGGATGGCTGGTGCTCGTCATGGGTATGGCGATGACAGGCGCCGCCCTGTGGGGAAGTCGGGAATCCAGGTTCGCCCATCTGTGGCCGTTGCTGACGCTGGGGGTGGCGCTATTTATCCTCTACCGCAGCGACCCGGAGTATTGGCCGTTCGGCCCGCGCACACTGACCGAACTCCTGGGCGATCGGGAGGCTATCGAGCATAAGCTGTCCGGCGTCATCGTCCTCGCCATGGGATCCGTGGAATGGCTGCGGGCGCGCGGTACCTTCAGCCACTGGCTGTGGGGCATGATCTTTCCCTGGCTGGCCATTATGGGGGGAGTGACCCTGTTGTTTCATCTGCATCCGATCAGTAACTTCAACTACCTTGGACGCGCCAATTCGCCTCACACGACCGAGGGGATCACCGCGATCCTTGCCGGGATGACCTACCTGCTGGGCAGCCTGGGGATTATGAAGCAGCGGTGGTGGGGGTTGGTGCCGGCCCTCTTCGTGATCCTCATGGGCGTGCAGCTTATCGTCTACGTCGAGTAG
- a CDS encoding regulatory protein, with translation MPSYDFRCVECRKKFSLTMGIKERETKRLKCPKCGAGKPEAIFSTFFAKTSRKS, from the coding sequence ATGCCGAGCTACGATTTCAGGTGTGTGGAGTGTCGCAAGAAATTCTCGCTGACCATGGGAATCAAGGAGCGGGAAACGAAGCGACTGAAATGTCCGAAATGTGGAGCCGGAAAACCGGAGGCGATCTTCTCAACCTTTTTTGCTAAAACCTCACGTAAGAGCTGA
- the tal gene encoding Transaldolase, whose translation MNPLKGLQQYGQSVWLDYIHRHLMSSGELTRLVEEDGLRGVTSNPTIFEKAIADSPDYDEALRGILASHPCVDVRMVYEALAIEDIRMAADILRPVHDETDGADGFVSLEVSPHLARDTARTIAEARRLWQVVDRPNLMVKVPATPEGIPAIEALITEGLNINVTLIFSLDHYEAVAHAYLRGVARHPDPRRVASVASFFVSRVDAAVNRALEAIGTPEALALRGKIAIANAKMAYRRFQEFFSGERWEGLSKRGARIQRPLWASTGTKNPAYPDVLYVAELIGPDTVNTMPPATLDAFRDHGQLRTSLTEGQLKAAAALDRLGELNVDLMRITEQLQHEGVAAFAKSYDQLLAALHEKRSALEAGLCSG comes from the coding sequence ATGAATCCGCTGAAGGGATTACAGCAGTACGGTCAATCGGTGTGGTTGGACTACATTCACCGCCATCTGATGAGTAGTGGGGAGCTCACGCGTCTGGTCGAGGAGGACGGCTTGCGCGGCGTGACCAGTAACCCGACCATCTTTGAGAAGGCCATCGCCGATAGCCCAGATTACGACGAGGCCTTGCGCGGCATCCTGGCATCTCACCCTTGTGTTGACGTCCGTATGGTCTACGAGGCGTTGGCCATCGAGGATATCCGCATGGCGGCCGACATCCTGCGTCCTGTCCACGATGAGACCGATGGGGCCGACGGCTTCGTGAGCTTGGAGGTCTCTCCCCATCTAGCCCGCGATACGGCGCGAACGATTGCTGAAGCCAGGCGTCTGTGGCAGGTGGTGGACCGCCCCAACCTGATGGTCAAGGTGCCGGCCACGCCGGAGGGGATCCCGGCCATCGAGGCCCTCATCACCGAGGGGCTTAACATCAACGTCACCTTGATCTTCTCTTTGGACCACTATGAGGCTGTCGCCCATGCCTACCTTCGTGGAGTAGCGCGGCATCCGGACCCCCGTCGTGTCGCCTCGGTCGCCTCATTCTTCGTGAGCCGGGTCGATGCGGCCGTGAATCGCGCGTTGGAGGCGATCGGAACGCCGGAGGCTCTGGCCCTGCGGGGTAAGATCGCCATCGCGAATGCCAAGATGGCCTATCGGCGTTTCCAGGAGTTCTTCAGCGGCGAGCGGTGGGAGGGCCTGTCGAAACGTGGCGCTCGCATCCAGCGCCCTCTTTGGGCCAGTACCGGGACCAAGAACCCGGCCTACCCCGATGTGCTCTATGTTGCGGAACTCATCGGACCGGACACCGTCAACACCATGCCCCCAGCCACCCTGGACGCCTTCCGTGACCATGGGCAACTACGGACCAGCCTCACAGAGGGACAGCTCAAGGCAGCGGCCGCCCTGGACCGTTTGGGCGAGCTCAACGTCGACCTCATGCGCATCACCGAGCAGCTCCAGCATGAGGGCGTGGCCGCCTTCGCCAAGTCCTACGACCAACTGTTGGCCGCCTTGCACGAGAAGCGATCCGCCCTTGAGGCCGGCCTATGCTCCGGATAG
- the moaA gene encoding Cyclic pyranopterin monophosphate synthase produces MRPFAQRMKQNGDGFRKRKIDVLQVNMGRYCNQACLHCHVEAGPGRKEIMGRETVQAVLRFLEGSAIPTVDITGGAPELNPNFEYLVKSCVRLKRHVIDRCNLTVVFEPGKDYLPEFFRENRVELICSLPCYLEENVDRQRGDGTFELSIRALQILNQLGYGVPDTGLTLHLVYNPFGAYLPPPQDTLEQEYKRVLQEKHGIVFTRLYCLTNAPITRFEKFLKRRGEYDRYMDLLESTFNAATLDYVMCKNLLSVGWEGSVYDCDFNQMLEMPLRDQKGRPLKIWELAANVVEGRQILVGNHCYACTAGTGSSCSGVVIS; encoded by the coding sequence ATGCGTCCCTTTGCTCAAAGGATGAAGCAGAACGGAGACGGTTTTCGCAAGCGTAAGATCGACGTGCTCCAGGTGAACATGGGCAGATATTGCAACCAGGCTTGCCTCCACTGTCATGTTGAGGCCGGGCCTGGACGCAAGGAGATCATGGGACGCGAAACGGTGCAGGCCGTACTCCGGTTCTTAGAAGGCTCGGCGATCCCCACGGTAGATATCACGGGTGGAGCCCCGGAGCTGAATCCGAACTTTGAGTATCTCGTGAAGTCGTGCGTTCGCCTGAAGCGTCATGTCATCGATCGGTGCAACCTCACCGTGGTCTTTGAGCCGGGGAAGGACTACCTGCCGGAATTCTTTAGAGAGAATCGGGTCGAGCTGATCTGTTCGCTTCCCTGCTATCTGGAGGAGAATGTGGATCGTCAGCGAGGAGACGGGACGTTTGAGCTGAGCATCCGGGCCCTTCAGATATTGAACCAGTTGGGCTATGGCGTGCCGGACACAGGATTGACGCTTCACTTGGTTTACAATCCATTCGGCGCGTACCTGCCGCCGCCACAGGACACACTCGAACAAGAGTACAAACGGGTCCTTCAGGAGAAACACGGCATTGTGTTTACCCGCCTGTACTGCCTCACCAACGCACCGATCACACGCTTTGAAAAGTTCCTCAAGCGCCGCGGTGAGTACGATCGCTACATGGACCTCCTGGAGTCCACTTTCAACGCGGCGACCTTAGACTACGTGATGTGCAAAAATCTGTTGAGTGTGGGATGGGAAGGGTCGGTGTACGATTGTGACTTCAACCAGATGCTCGAGATGCCGCTGAGAGATCAAAAAGGAAGGCCGCTGAAAATCTGGGAGCTTGCTGCCAATGTGGTCGAGGGGCGCCAGATCTTGGTCGGGAACCACTGCTATGCCTGCACCGCCGGGACCGGCAGCAGTTGCAGTGGGGTGGTAATCTCATAA
- the rpoE_1 gene encoding ECF RNA polymerase sigma-E factor — MDLSDQDLVEQIKAGDDAAFEALLERYRDRVYRLVISFTRNPADAEEVLQDVFLTIYRKIASFEHRSAFSTWLYRITVNTALMKLRGRGPVQESIDEYLPQFTRDGRHARMVVDFTQGPEKQLLRKEREQVVREVIEALPPDYKVVLVLRDLEGLSNEEVAEVIGASVLAVKARLHRARLVLRGKLEQYMTEPRTRQ, encoded by the coding sequence ATGGACCTCTCGGATCAGGACCTCGTCGAGCAGATCAAGGCCGGAGACGATGCGGCCTTCGAGGCGCTCCTGGAGCGCTATCGGGACAGAGTGTATCGGCTCGTCATATCGTTCACCAGGAACCCGGCGGATGCGGAGGAGGTCCTCCAGGACGTCTTTCTGACCATCTATCGGAAGATTGCCAGTTTCGAGCACCGATCGGCCTTCAGCACATGGCTCTACCGGATCACCGTCAATACCGCCCTGATGAAGCTTCGAGGCCGGGGACCTGTTCAGGAGTCGATCGACGAGTACCTGCCCCAGTTCACCAGGGATGGACGGCATGCCCGCATGGTCGTGGACTTCACGCAGGGGCCGGAGAAACAGCTCCTCCGAAAGGAGCGAGAGCAGGTCGTTCGGGAGGTCATCGAGGCCCTTCCGCCTGACTACAAGGTCGTTCTCGTTCTGAGGGACCTCGAAGGACTCTCGAACGAAGAGGTGGCGGAGGTCATAGGCGCCAGCGTGTTGGCGGTCAAAGCCCGGCTGCATCGAGCCCGCCTCGTCCTTCGTGGGAAACTGGAACAGTACATGACAGAACCGAGGACACGGCAATGA
- the ydjZ_2 gene encoding TVP38/TMEM64 family inner membrane protein YdjZ, which yields MVLQSLIAPLPAFVLTLTNGLLFGPLWGVVLSWGSAMVGAALCFGLSRLFGRRLMEKLVRPSALTWTDAFFANYGKRTILVARLLPWISFDLVSYGAGLTMMGFWGFWSMTGLGQLPATLFYSYLGHRAGRSLRAAFFILTSLFAGTLILPLLVPFFRRRFAAHH from the coding sequence ATGGTCCTCCAGTCCCTCATCGCCCCCCTCCCCGCTTTTGTTCTTACCCTCACCAACGGCCTCCTCTTCGGCCCCCTCTGGGGGGTGGTGCTGTCCTGGGGAAGCGCCATGGTGGGGGCAGCCCTCTGTTTCGGCCTCAGCCGGCTCTTCGGTCGCCGCTTGATGGAAAAACTGGTGCGCCCTTCTGCGCTCACCTGGACCGACGCCTTCTTTGCCAACTATGGCAAGCGCACCATCCTTGTGGCTCGTCTGCTTCCCTGGATCTCCTTTGATCTTGTGAGCTACGGGGCGGGATTGACCATGATGGGATTCTGGGGCTTCTGGAGCATGACTGGTCTTGGTCAGCTTCCCGCTACCCTCTTTTACAGTTACCTGGGCCACCGGGCGGGGAGATCGCTTCGGGCGGCCTTCTTCATCCTCACCTCCCTCTTTGCGGGGACACTCATCCTCCCCCTCCTCGTCCCCTTCTTCAGACGGCGCTTCGCTGCTCATCACTGA
- a CDS encoding Nucleotidyl transferase, with the protein MSGTSDHLWGVTLAGGDGRRLQRFIRLYYRVRFGLRPREWAARHDIISLRNPDDRQSLAGCSASVPERGMAPPEVKMTPETTDAPQIEQFLRRRGEERQNLGRGL; encoded by the coding sequence ATGTCTGGAACGAGTGATCATCTGTGGGGGGTCACCCTCGCCGGCGGCGACGGCCGGCGGCTTCAGCGATTCATCCGGCTATATTACCGGGTGCGCTTTGGCCTCCGGCCCCGTGAATGGGCAGCTCGGCATGATATAATCTCCCTACGGAATCCTGATGATCGCCAGTCACTGGCCGGGTGCTCAGCGAGCGTTCCCGAGAGAGGGATGGCTCCACCTGAGGTGAAAATGACTCCGGAGACGACTGACGCTCCTCAGATCGAACAGTTCCTTCGGCGACGCGGTGAGGAACGCCAGAACCTGGGAAGAGGGTTATAG
- a CDS encoding Glucodextranase, domain N, with protein sequence MALFRGEREAFGRLGIEPRWTHGNKEGVGTAYAASSRIWFTLGRPTGSAMPLMWAHVQQETVQAPGDLEAEPSDPNCEEGMDPSDSGSGSLPAPLVAG encoded by the coding sequence ATGGCGCTGTTTCGTGGTGAACGCGAGGCCTTCGGGCGACTTGGCATCGAGCCGCGATGGACCCATGGGAACAAAGAGGGGGTGGGAACCGCCTATGCCGCTTCCAGTCGGATCTGGTTCACTCTGGGGCGGCCGACCGGCTCGGCCATGCCCCTGATGTGGGCCCATGTCCAACAAGAGACTGTGCAAGCCCCTGGAGATCTGGAAGCCGAACCGTCAGATCCAAACTGTGAAGAGGGGATGGACCCTTCGGATTCAGGCTCCGGCTCCCTTCCGGCTCCACTGGTCGCGGGATGA
- the ubiE gene encoding Ubiquinone/menaquinone biosynthesis C-methyltransferase UbiE produces MGDERHVVNNGTNNGHARRATIEEAVLERYERAAREVEVGLCVPVSYDRSLLEVIPEEIVKKDYGCGDPSRYVRKGETVLDLGSGGGKACYIICQIVGPNGKVIGVDFNEEMLALARKYQDPIGKRLGYHNVEFRRGKIQNLKMNLDLLDQYLARHPIRSVFDLFRLREFEERISHERPLIADDSIDVIVSNCVLNLVRPEEKRELFSEMYRVLKRGGRVAISDIVSDEPVPAHLQRDPELWSGCVSGAFQEEELLHAFEEAKFYGIHIEEMRTEPYQTIEGIEFRSITMTAYKGKEGPCIERNQAVIYRGPWKQVVDDDNHVLPRGARVAVCDKTYQLYSKAPYQDQFMLVPPRDEIPLEEAGVFDCARTERRHPRETKGMDYKATETSPNLCGPGTACCP; encoded by the coding sequence ATGGGCGACGAGAGGCACGTAGTTAATAACGGAACGAACAACGGTCATGCTCGAAGGGCAACTATTGAAGAGGCGGTGCTGGAGCGCTATGAGAGGGCCGCCCGAGAGGTCGAGGTAGGATTATGTGTCCCTGTCAGCTACGACCGATCCCTCCTGGAGGTGATCCCCGAAGAGATCGTCAAAAAGGACTACGGGTGTGGAGACCCGTCACGGTACGTGAGGAAAGGGGAGACGGTCCTCGATCTCGGTTCCGGGGGCGGGAAGGCCTGTTACATTATCTGCCAGATCGTCGGGCCGAACGGCAAGGTCATCGGCGTCGACTTCAATGAAGAGATGCTTGCCCTGGCCCGGAAGTATCAGGACCCTATAGGCAAGCGGCTCGGCTATCACAATGTGGAGTTTCGCCGCGGCAAGATTCAGAATCTCAAGATGAACTTGGATCTTCTGGATCAATATCTGGCGCGTCACCCTATCCGGTCCGTCTTCGATCTCTTTAGGCTGCGCGAGTTCGAGGAGAGAATCTCGCATGAGCGACCCTTGATCGCGGATGACTCGATCGATGTGATCGTCTCCAACTGCGTCCTGAATCTGGTCCGACCTGAGGAGAAACGGGAGCTATTTTCGGAGATGTATCGTGTCCTCAAGCGAGGCGGAAGGGTCGCCATCTCTGACATCGTAAGCGATGAACCGGTACCGGCCCACCTGCAACGCGATCCGGAGCTGTGGAGCGGCTGCGTCTCCGGGGCCTTTCAAGAGGAGGAATTGCTTCATGCATTTGAAGAGGCCAAGTTCTACGGGATACATATCGAGGAGATGAGAACAGAGCCGTATCAGACGATCGAAGGGATCGAGTTTCGCTCGATCACGATGACGGCCTATAAGGGGAAGGAAGGCCCCTGCATCGAGCGAAACCAGGCGGTGATCTATCGAGGCCCGTGGAAACAGGTGGTGGACGACGACAACCACGTCCTGCCGCGTGGGGCGCGGGTCGCGGTCTGCGACAAGACCTACCAGCTCTATTCCAAAGCGCCGTATCAGGATCAGTTCATGCTCGTCCCGCCCAGGGATGAGATCCCGCTGGAGGAGGCAGGCGTGTTTGATTGCGCGCGTACTGAGCGCCGCCATCCCCGCGAGACCAAGGGAATGGACTACAAGGCTACGGAGACCTCACCTAATCTCTGCGGACCTGGAACCGCATGCTGCCCGTAA
- a CDS encoding glucose-6-phosphate 1-dehydrogenase, producing MTSNNRVAPHLFVVLGATGDLMRRKLLPALFHLAAQGLLKGAALILGAARKTDLDDAGFRAQAREALAADGFSADDLVGRWCDECLFYQPIGLGEAEDYQALAARIAKLEQAHHLPGNRVFYLALPPAAFPSTIVGLGEAGLHRSPGWSRLVIEKPFGRDLTSAQDLNRLLHRYFDESQIYRIDHYLGKETVQNLLVFRFANALFESVWNRDRVKHIRIMVAEELGVEGRAGYYDQTGAIRDMVQNHLMQLLTLAAMEVPEAFDGEAIRREKIKVLRQIEPLDREHVVFGQYIGGRIDGQEVPGYRDEPGVAPGSTTETFVALRLEVTNWRWQGVPFYLCAGKRLPRRLTQIVVAFRCPPVSVFRPFFRCEIDSNVVVITLQPDEGFDLCFEVKAPGQPFSLQTHRLHFRYSEAFGRLPDAYETLLLDIITGDQTLFVHADEVEAAWRLYTPLLEHRLPAYPYAAGTWGPPAAEHLLGDMRGSWGAVA from the coding sequence ATGACCAGCAACAACCGAGTAGCACCGCACCTCTTCGTTGTCCTGGGCGCCACAGGCGACCTGATGCGCCGTAAACTCCTCCCGGCCCTGTTTCACTTGGCCGCCCAGGGTCTGCTGAAGGGGGCAGCGCTGATCCTTGGGGCCGCCCGCAAGACGGACCTGGACGATGCCGGGTTTCGAGCCCAGGCCCGCGAAGCGCTTGCGGCCGACGGCTTCTCGGCAGACGACCTGGTGGGGCGCTGGTGCGACGAGTGCCTGTTTTACCAGCCCATCGGCCTGGGCGAGGCGGAGGACTACCAGGCCTTGGCGGCTCGCATCGCGAAGTTGGAACAGGCCCACCATCTGCCCGGTAACCGGGTCTTCTACCTCGCATTGCCGCCAGCCGCCTTTCCCTCGACCATCGTGGGGCTTGGCGAGGCGGGGTTACACCGGAGCCCAGGCTGGAGCAGGCTCGTGATTGAAAAACCGTTCGGCCGTGACCTGACATCAGCTCAGGACCTCAATCGTCTGCTCCACCGCTACTTTGATGAATCGCAGATCTACCGGATCGACCACTACCTGGGCAAGGAGACAGTCCAGAACCTCCTGGTCTTCCGGTTCGCCAATGCCCTCTTCGAGTCGGTCTGGAATCGGGATCGCGTCAAGCACATCCGGATTATGGTTGCCGAAGAGTTGGGGGTCGAGGGGCGAGCGGGCTACTACGACCAGACCGGGGCCATACGCGACATGGTCCAGAATCATCTGATGCAGTTACTCACGCTCGCGGCGATGGAGGTCCCCGAAGCCTTCGATGGCGAGGCCATCCGACGCGAGAAGATCAAGGTGTTGCGGCAGATTGAGCCGCTCGATCGGGAGCATGTGGTCTTCGGTCAGTACATCGGGGGGAGGATCGACGGCCAAGAGGTCCCGGGCTACAGGGACGAGCCGGGGGTGGCGCCGGGTTCGACGACGGAGACGTTCGTGGCTCTCCGCCTGGAGGTTACCAACTGGCGCTGGCAAGGCGTCCCCTTCTACCTCTGCGCCGGCAAGCGGCTGCCCCGTCGCCTCACCCAGATCGTGGTCGCCTTCCGCTGCCCGCCGGTGTCGGTCTTTCGCCCCTTTTTCCGCTGTGAGATCGACTCCAACGTGGTGGTTATCACGCTGCAGCCGGATGAGGGTTTCGACCTTTGCTTTGAGGTGAAGGCGCCCGGTCAGCCCTTTAGCCTCCAGACGCACCGTCTACACTTCCGCTATAGCGAGGCGTTTGGCCGCCTGCCGGATGCGTACGAGACCCTGCTGCTCGACATCATCACCGGCGACCAGACCCTCTTTGTGCACGCCGATGAGGTGGAGGCCGCTTGGCGGCTCTATACCCCGCTCCTGGAACATCGACTTCCCGCCTATCCGTATGCGGCGGGTACCTGGGGACCGCCGGCGGCGGAGCACCTTCTCGGTGATATGAGAGGATCATGGGGGGCGGTCGCGTGA